From a region of the Alosa sapidissima isolate fAloSap1 chromosome 9, fAloSap1.pri, whole genome shotgun sequence genome:
- the LOC121718132 gene encoding keratin, type I cytoskeletal 19-like — MSVKSVQSVQRSSSFYQKGSVVRSTSSVYGGAGGSGARVSAWSAPPRIQGGSFFDRTSVFRSNLGVGLHYDEQATMQNLNERLASYLEKVCTLEKANAELELKIKESYGQRIIVSEDYSQYHVTIEGLFKKISMASLENTRVSLDIENARLAAEDFKLKYETELAMHQAVMADNTSLKGVLDRLTISRSDLEMRIEGLREEMAFLRKDHLEEMAVLRVEVKKHLVTVEVDAPAPEDLARILDEMRAQYEATIVKNTRDIELWYNTKMKELNPNGCNWNIELDKLRIQLSEMRRSMQKLEIELQSSFSLNAALKVSLQEIQSRFSLQLGQFQSIIRVLEADVSQVRIDIERQSSEYKMLLDIKTRLELEIAEYKRLLDGDGLLYVAFH, encoded by the exons ATGAGTGTCAAATCCGTCCAATCCGTGCAGCGGAGTTCCTCCTTCTACCAAAAGGGCAGCGTGGTCAGAAGCACTTCGAGTGTGTATGGCGGGGCAGGTGGAAGCGGCGCGCGCGTCTCAGCATGGTCCGCGCCGCCCAGGATCCAGGGGGGCTCGTTCTTCGATCGCACCTCCGTGTTCAGGTCAAACCTCGGCGTGGGCCTCCACTACGACGAACAGGCCACCATGCAGAACCTGAACGAGCGTCTGGCCAGCTACCTGGAGAAGGTGTGCACGCTGGAGAAGGCCAACGCCGAGCTGGAGCTGAAGATCAAGGAGAGCTACGGGCAGAGGATCATTGTGTCAGAAGACTACAGCCAGTACCATGTCACCATCGAAGGCCTATTTAAAAAG ATTTCCATGGCCAGCCTGGAAAACACCAGGGTTTCTTTGGACATTGAAAATGCTCGATTGGCTGCTGAGGACTTCAAACTGAA GTATGAGACTGAACTCGCCATGCACCAGGCAGTGATGGCTGACAACACCAGCCTCAAGGGTGTCCTGGATCGACTGACTATATCGCGCTCCGACCTAGAGATGCGGATCGAGGGTCTGAGAGAGGAGATGGCCTTCCTGAGGAAGGACCACCTGGAG GAAATGGCCGTCCTGAGAGTGGAGGTGAAAAAGCATCTGGTGACCGTGGAGGTGGACGCGCCGGCCCCGGAGGACCTGGCTCGGATCCTGGATGAGATGCGTGCCCAATACGAGGCCACCATCGTTAAGAACACGCGTGACATTGAGCTCTGGTACAACACCAAG ATGAAGGAGTTAAACCCAAATGGTTGTAACTGGAACATTGAACTGGACAAGCTGCGCATTCAGCTCAGTGAAATGAGGAGAAGTATGCAGAAACTGGAGATCGAGCTGCAGTCCTCATTCAGTCTG AATGCGGCCCTTAAGGTCTCTCTGCAGGAGATCCAGTCTCGCTTCAGCCTGCAGCTTGGTCAGTTCCAGTCCATCATCAGAGTCCTGGAGGCCGACGTGAGCCAGGTGCGCATCGACATCGAGAGGCAGAGCAGCGAGTACAAGATGCTGCTGGACATCAAGACCCGGCTGGAGCTGGAGATCGCCGAGTACAAGAGACTGCTGGACGGAGATGGCTTGCTGTACGTTGCATTTCACTAG
- the LOC121719326 gene encoding keratin, type I cytoskeletal 13-like, which yields MSIRTGNRTSSISLTGGYGRRISAAQAPSVYGGAGGSNVRVSYAAGTRSGFDLTQALGGGGADYGMGFGGGLGVGVNQNEKATMQNLNDRLATYLDKVRTLEKSNAQLERQIREWYEKRTIVSSDYSKYQSVLDDLRSKISIASQNNARIVLQIDNAKLAAEDFKLKYENELAMRQSVEGDIAGLRKVLDELTMTRSDLEMQIEGLREELVYLKKNHQEEMASLRAQMSTSSVNVEVDAAPQEDLSRIMEEIRAQYEGITEKNRREMEQWYKVKFDDLNKQVSTHTEVLQTSRTEISELQRTLQSLQIELQSQLSLKAALEGTLRETESRYSLQLNQLQGIINNLESELNQMRIDIERQGSEYKMLLDIKTRLEMEIAEYRRLLDGEEIQKTVVKKVEVVKPDPLITKRVRTIVEEVVDGKVVSREEDVDIEVLSGSRS from the exons ATGAGTATCCGCACAGGCAACAGGACTTCCTCCATTTCCCTTACGGGTGGATACGGACGACGTATCTCCGCCGCCCAGGCACCAAGTGTCTACGGCGGCGCCGGTGGCAGCAATGTTCGCGTTTCGTACGCAGCCGGAACCAGGAGCGGCTTTGACCTGACTCAGGCTCTGGGTGGAGGTGGCGCGGACTACGGGATGGGGTTCGGTGGCGGGCTCGGTGTCGGTGTCAATCAAAATGAGAAGGCTACCATGCAGAATCTGAATGACCGTCTGGCCACCTACCTGGACAAGGTGCGCACGCTTGAGAAGAGCAATGCCCAGCTGGAGCGTCAGATTCGTGAGTGGTACGAGAAGAGAACCATCGTCTCATCGGACTACAGCAAATATCAGTCAGTCCTTGATGACCTGCGCAGCAAG ATCAGCATCGCCAGTCAAAACAATGCCAGGATCGTCCTGCAGATCGACAACGCCAAACTTGCGGCTGAAGACTTCAAACtcaa GTATGAGAATGAGCTCGCAATGCGCCAGTCTGTCGAGGGAGACATCGCCGGCCTCAGAAAGGTCCTGGACGAGCTGACCATGACCCGGTCAGACCTGGAGATGCAGATCGAGGGCCTGAGGGAGGAGCTGGTCTACCTCAAGAAGAACCACCAGGAG GAAATGGCTTCCCTGCGCGCTCAGATGTCGACCAGCTCAGTGAACGTGGAGGTGGACGCCGCGCCCCAGGAGGATCTGTCCCGCATCATGGAGGAGATCCGCGCGCAGTACGAAGGCATCACCGAGAAGAACCGCCGCGAGATGGAACAGTGGTACAAGGTCAAG tTTGATGATCTCAACAAGcaggtgtccacacacacagaggtcctCCAGACGTCCCGCACCGAGATCAGCGAGCTCCAGCGGACCCTTCAGTCCCTGCAGATCGAGCTGCAGTCTCAGCTCAGTCTG AAAGCAGCGCTGGAGGGCACTCTCCGTGAGACCGAGTCTCGCTACAGCCTCCAGCTCAACCAGCTGCAGGGCATCATCAACAACCTGGAGTCGGAGCTTAACCAGATGCGCATCGACATCGAGCGCCAGGGCTCTGAGTACAAGATGCTGCTGGACATCAAGACCCGTCTGGAGATGGAGATCGCCGAGTACAGGAGACTGCTGGACGGAGAGGAGATCCA gaAAACTGTCGTCAAAAAGGTCGAAGTTGTCAAAC CTGACCCACTTATTACCAAGAGGGTGAGGACTATCGTGGAGGAGGTTGTGGACGGAAAGGTGGTCTCCCGCGAGGAGGACGTGGACATCGAGGTGCTGAGCGGATCAAGGTCATAA